From one Thermococcus sp. genomic stretch:
- a CDS encoding alpha-amylase, whose translation MKREVFVLLLVLVVLTSVSAVPVGAQSLENGGVIMQAFYWDVPGGGVWWNTIKEKIPEWASDGISAIWIPPAEKGASGGYSMGYDPYDFFDLGQYYQKGTVETRFGSKQELVDMINTAHAYGIKVIADIVINHRSGGDSEWNPYTNSYTWTDFSKVASGKYKAHYMDFHPDNYSTSDEGTFGGFPDIDHLVPFNQYWLWASNESYAALLRSIGIDAWRFDYVKGYGAWVVKDWLNRWGGWAVGEYWDTNVDALLNWAYASGAKVFDFPLYYKMHEAFDNNDIPALVDAIQNGGTVVSRDPFKAVTFVANHDTNIIWNKYPAYAFILTYEGQPVIFYRDFEEWLNKDKLINLIWIHDHLAGGSTKILYYDNNELIFERTGYGDKPGLVTYINLGSDWANHWVNLGSKFAGATIHEYTGNLGGWVDRNVQYDGWVELTAPPYDPSNGYYGYTVWSYAGVG comes from the coding sequence GGGGAGTGATAATGCAGGCGTTCTACTGGGACGTCCCCGGCGGTGGAGTCTGGTGGAACACCATAAAGGAGAAGATACCAGAGTGGGCCAGCGATGGGATATCAGCGATATGGATTCCGCCAGCGGAGAAAGGGGCGAGCGGCGGTTATTCTATGGGATACGACCCCTACGATTTCTTCGACTTGGGGCAGTACTACCAGAAGGGGACCGTTGAGACCCGCTTCGGCTCGAAGCAGGAGCTAGTAGACATGATAAACACCGCCCACGCATATGGGATAAAGGTAATAGCGGACATAGTCATAAACCACCGCTCGGGCGGTGACAGTGAATGGAATCCATACACAAACAGTTACACCTGGACGGACTTCTCAAAAGTTGCCTCTGGCAAGTACAAGGCTCACTACATGGATTTCCATCCCGACAACTACAGCACCTCGGATGAGGGAACCTTCGGAGGTTTCCCGGACATAGATCATCTGGTTCCCTTCAACCAGTACTGGCTGTGGGCAAGCAACGAGAGCTACGCAGCGTTGCTGAGGAGTATTGGTATCGATGCCTGGCGCTTCGACTACGTCAAGGGTTACGGGGCGTGGGTAGTTAAGGACTGGCTCAACCGGTGGGGTGGCTGGGCCGTCGGCGAGTACTGGGACACCAACGTCGATGCACTCCTCAACTGGGCCTACGCGAGTGGGGCAAAGGTCTTCGACTTCCCGCTCTACTACAAGATGCACGAAGCCTTCGACAACAACGACATACCCGCCTTGGTCGATGCCATCCAGAACGGCGGAACCGTCGTCTCCCGCGATCCATTCAAAGCCGTAACCTTCGTCGCCAACCACGACACCAATATAATATGGAACAAGTACCCGGCCTACGCATTTATCCTGACCTACGAGGGGCAACCGGTCATATTCTACCGTGACTTTGAAGAGTGGCTCAACAAGGACAAACTCATCAACCTCATCTGGATACACGACCACCTCGCCGGCGGAAGCACGAAAATCCTGTACTACGACAACAACGAGCTGATATTCGAGAGAACTGGGTACGGGGACAAACCAGGTCTCGTAACATACATAAACCTCGGAAGTGACTGGGCCAACCACTGGGTGAACCTAGGTTCGAAGTTCGCGGGGGCCACGATCCACGAGTATACAGGAAACCTCGGAGGATGGGTTGACCGGAACGTCCAGTACGACGGATGGGTCGAGCTGACCGCACCACCGTACGATCCATCGAACGGATATTACGGTTACACCGTATGGAGCTACGCCGGCGTTGGATGA
- a CDS encoding NAD(P)H-hydrate dehydratase: MRIEDVYTWDINAKWLGITPHQLMENAGAGVARMVEERFGRGLRIAVFSGTGNNGGDGFVAARHLSFENDVTLFLVGDEAKIRSEEARHNWEILKGLDFVKIRVLKDSHYIKSLDLGGYDVIVDALLGAGTRGEPREPIHSAIEKINEYAGMAKIVSVDLPSGYPSSVRVKADFAVTFQWDKEEYEGFERVVVKIGYPKELYHLVGPGDAKFALRKKGEHKGQNGKLLIIGGSRDYYGAPYLASKAAGYLVDLVYLAMPSEPAKRISDPDLILRPVGGKNFTKEHLEEVLTLAEKADAVVIGPGIGLAGKTGEFVGEFIKRCEKPMVIDADGLKAIAGDLSVLRGKTFVLTPHAGEFKVLFGVRPEGSLTEKADVVKEKAREIDGVILLKGSYDIISDGKIWKYNKTGNRGMTTGGTGDVLAGLVGALLALGNEPLRASSAGAFLNGLAGGIVKEELGENFTALEVAEKVPHAVKWVLDF; this comes from the coding sequence ATGCGAATCGAGGACGTTTACACCTGGGACATAAACGCGAAATGGCTCGGGATTACCCCCCATCAGCTCATGGAGAACGCCGGAGCGGGAGTCGCGAGAATGGTTGAGGAGCGCTTTGGACGGGGCCTCAGGATAGCGGTTTTCTCCGGAACGGGCAACAACGGTGGCGATGGCTTCGTTGCAGCCCGGCATCTCAGCTTCGAGAACGACGTCACACTCTTCCTCGTAGGAGATGAGGCAAAGATAAGGAGCGAGGAAGCGAGGCACAACTGGGAAATCCTGAAGGGCCTTGATTTCGTGAAGATCAGGGTTCTCAAGGACTCCCATTACATAAAATCCCTCGACCTGGGCGGTTATGATGTCATCGTTGACGCTCTCCTAGGGGCGGGAACGAGGGGCGAACCGAGGGAGCCGATACACTCCGCGATAGAGAAGATTAACGAATACGCGGGAATGGCGAAGATAGTTAGCGTCGACCTGCCGAGCGGCTATCCATCCTCGGTTCGCGTTAAGGCCGACTTCGCGGTGACCTTCCAGTGGGACAAGGAGGAGTATGAAGGCTTCGAGCGTGTTGTGGTCAAGATAGGTTATCCAAAGGAGCTTTACCACCTCGTCGGCCCCGGTGATGCAAAGTTCGCTTTAAGGAAGAAGGGCGAGCACAAGGGACAGAACGGTAAACTGCTCATCATCGGTGGGAGCAGGGACTACTACGGTGCTCCATATCTCGCTTCCAAGGCCGCGGGCTACCTTGTCGATCTAGTTTACTTGGCGATGCCCTCCGAGCCGGCGAAACGGATAAGCGATCCCGACTTAATTTTGAGGCCCGTCGGGGGAAAGAACTTCACAAAAGAACACCTTGAAGAAGTTCTGACACTGGCAGAAAAGGCCGATGCCGTCGTTATCGGCCCGGGAATTGGTCTCGCCGGGAAAACCGGGGAGTTTGTGGGAGAATTCATCAAGCGCTGTGAGAAGCCGATGGTCATCGATGCCGATGGCCTAAAGGCAATAGCCGGGGACTTAAGCGTTCTTAGGGGCAAGACCTTCGTCCTGACGCCCCACGCTGGCGAGTTCAAAGTTCTCTTCGGAGTGAGGCCGGAGGGTTCACTCACGGAGAAGGCCGATGTGGTGAAAGAAAAGGCGAGGGAAATTGACGGCGTTATCCTCCTAAAAGGCTCCTATGACATCATCAGCGACGGAAAAATCTGGAAGTACAACAAAACCGGCAACAGGGGAATGACCACCGGTGGAACCGGGGATGTTTTAGCGGGCCTCGTTGGCGCTCTGCTCGCGCTCGGCAACGAACCGCTAAGGGCCTCTTCAGCCGGTGCCTTCCTTAACGGTCTCGCTGGGGGCATAGTAAAGGAGGAGCTCGGTGAGAACTTCACCGCCTTGGAGGTTGCGGAGAAGGTGCCGCACGCTGTGAAGTGGGTTCTGGATTTTTAA
- a CDS encoding [protein ADP-ribosylglutamate] hydrolase has product MVSFEIVRGDITRFPAEAIVNAANRHLEHGGGVAYAIAKAAAGNAREYIKVSREAMRKQLGKDFIEHGEVVVTPAMKLERYGIRYVLHTVGPYCGGIWDEDKREKLRKAIFGALRKADELGARTIAFPAVSAGIYGCPLEGVVKTLGRTVEEFSNEARSVEKVYLVLYSGESYKTAWEALYRVAKTL; this is encoded by the coding sequence ATGGTTTCCTTTGAGATTGTCCGTGGGGATATAACCCGCTTTCCTGCCGAGGCGATAGTTAACGCCGCCAACCGCCATCTGGAGCACGGGGGTGGCGTCGCCTACGCCATAGCCAAAGCAGCAGCTGGAAACGCCCGTGAGTACATCAAGGTGAGCAGGGAAGCCATGAGGAAGCAGCTTGGGAAGGATTTCATTGAGCACGGTGAGGTCGTCGTAACGCCGGCGATGAAGCTTGAACGTTATGGAATCCGTTATGTCCTCCACACGGTTGGGCCCTACTGCGGCGGGATATGGGACGAGGACAAAAGGGAGAAGCTCAGAAAGGCAATTTTCGGCGCGTTGAGAAAGGCCGACGAGCTTGGGGCTAGGACGATAGCGTTTCCAGCGGTAAGCGCCGGTATCTACGGCTGCCCGCTGGAAGGGGTCGTGAAGACCCTCGGGAGGACTGTCGAAGAGTTCTCCAATGAAGCGAGGAGTGTGGAGAAAGTTTACCTCGTGCTGTACTCGGGTGAATCGTACAAAACCGCGTGGGAGGCCCTTTATCGGGTTGCGAAAACATTATAA